Below is a window of Christensenella minuta DNA.
TCCCAAAGGGCAGACGCTTCCTCTTCTGAATATCCTGCGCGGGTAAGCAGCTTTTTAAGCATCACTTCCTCCGCGTCTTTTGTCCGCTGGCCTACGTCCGTCATGCTTTTATATTCGTCCGCGTCCGAGAGCGAGAAGCTCGGCGGTCCGATGTAAATGGCGTTTTTCGTGCTGTCCTTCCAGTCCGCCGCGATATCCGCTTTCACAGGCGCGCCCGCGAGATTCCCCCAGTCTGCGATGTAGGCCGTAAGGCCGTCCATATCCTCTATGGCCCGTATTTCCTCCAGCAGCGGCAGGACAGGCTCCATGCCGAGGGTGTTGCGGCTTTCCATATCGATATAGTCATTATAGAATTCCCGCACGAGCTCCGCCTCATGGCTCGTCTGCGATTCGTCCGTAATCAGCGTCATGACCTCCGCCATCACCTCATCACCGCGCTCGGTAAAGGTGCTGGCCTGCACCTGCGTACCAAGTTCCGTTCCCGCCATCCATTCCTGGTTGACCGCCGCGTTGAAATCCTCTTTGGGATCTGTCTCCAGTTCCGCCGTTACATTTCCGGAAATATCCGAATTCACCCATGCCGCGCCCGGCGCGCTTTCCTCCGGCGCCGCCGTTGCGTCCGCTTCCGCCGAAACGGACGGGGACGCGCTTTTCTCCCGCTGTTTCGGCGCGCTGCACGCCGCCGCAAGCAGCAGTGCCGCCGCAAGCAAAACGACTAAAATCCTTTTGGTAATATTCACGTAATATCCTCCTTATATATTGATCGATATCGGTCCGTTCTTCCTCTTCTATTCGCTGAAGCCGGACGGCCCGTCGCCCGTCATTCCCTTTTCCCTTTTGACTCTATGATTCCCGCGATCTCACTGCGTATTTGAGTATCCCGCATTTTGGGTACCGGAAGCTCGTCCCCTGTAATCAGCGTCAACCTATACCGCTCTATCTTTGCCACGTAACCGCAGTTGACGAAATAACTCCTGTGCAGCCGGTAAAACTGGGGCGGCAGCACTGCTTCCTGCTCTTTGATCGAAGCCTGTACCTGCCTGTGCTCGTTCACCAGATACAAGATGCTTTCCCGTTCCAATTTGCCGGAAGCTTGGCTCCTCCAGTTCAAAGGACGGCATGAGAAAGCCGTTTTGGAATTGCATCCTGATCGCCTCCGCGCCCGAAACGAGGAGGTTTCCGACACTCAGCCAAACGCAGTCGTCCGACAGGACGGAAAACAGCGGCTCCGTATTAGGACGATAGTATTGTCTGATGATATTTAGGGTATCTTCACATACGGTTTCTTTTCTGATTTCCATAAGCGCCGTCCGTATCTATTTTTCTATCTGTATTATAACGATTTTAAAAATACTCGTCCATTAAATCGTATGAATCGGTCATATAGTGCGTTGAATGTGCAAGCACCCGGTTGTTTCCGAGAGCTTCCTTTCCGCCGGAAAAAACGCCCCCTTTTCTCCGTGCGCTCTGCGGAAATGCTGAAAAAACATACGGCGGTATGAGCGTACCGCCCATACCGTCGTCTTGTTTGTTCTTCCTTATTGCTTTCCCTGTTCCGTTAGCTACCTTGCTTTCCTGCTTTTCAGCCTGCGGGACGCGCAGCCAATCATGCCCGCCGATACCGCCGCAAGGATGATAAGCAGCGTCACATTTTCCGCATCTCCCGTTTTCGGCGCTTTATCCGCATCCGTCGTTCCTCCGGAAGCGCCGCCTGTCTGCTGTGAAGAATCCACAATCACGAACGTGCTGAAACCATTTACTTGCGTTTCCAGATAGTAAGCTCCCGCGTCGTCCTGCCCGATACCAAACTCCAGTTCCTCCACAGAACCGTCCGAAGCAATGTGGAGCAAATGAATATCCGCGGCGTTTTTGCTGTATCCCTCAGGGAGCGGGAATTTCAGCATAACGGGCACATTCGGCTGATAGGCTCCCGTGCCGTTCATCAGCGTGATGCCGTAGGCCGTGAACACCGTTCCATAATTCGAAGCGGCGGCCTTTGCCGCCCCGTAGGAAGCGCCGCCCGAAAGCGGAGCGATTTCCAGCCACGAATCGGGCGTGATGTTGCTGCCTGCGATGATGGACGTTCCCGGCAGCAGATAGGAAATATCGGTCTTCTCATCTGTTTTCAGCACGCCGATGTCGATGGTCACGAATGCAGCGCCGATGCTGTCGCCGTCCTGAATGTTTTCCACCGTGAATTCATAGCCGCCGTCTTCCTGTTTTTCCGCCATCACCGGCTTGTCGTTCACAACGGCGAGCACGATGGGCATGCCTTGCCCCGCCGGATATGCGCGGAACGTATAGGTCCCTCCGGCAAGCACCTCGATGGTGTTTTCACCCGGCATAACGCCTTCCCATTTTCCGTTCTCATACATCTGGATCGTGCCCTCGCCCTCAATGCGCACGCTGACCCGTGCCAGTTCCGCGAATATGACCTCTATGCTCCCTCCGTCCGTCAGCTCCGCCTCAAAGAAATAACCATCCTCTTCTTCCCGTACAGCGACGGGCTGCCCGTTCACCCTGACGCCCGCAAGGCCGCAGCCGTCCGCCGGATCCGCACGGAACGTATAGGTTCCGGCAGGCTCTTCAATGCTTCCTTCGTCTGCCACCACGCCGCCCCATCTTCCGTTCTCCAGCATGTGTAGGTATCCTTTGCTTTCGTCGAACGCCACATCGACTTTCGCCATTTCGTATTTTCCGAACACAGCCTTTACCGCGGCCTGGTCTCCCTCAAAGGAACCCATATTGAACGTATAGGATGCTGCTTCCTCTTCCGTGACCTCTTCCCCGCCGACAGAAAGGTTTTGCAGGTATGTGTCCGCGGGAAGATCGTTCCATTTGATGGTGACTTCCGCATCCGCCGGAACGCCGCCCAGCGCCTGCGTTCCCGTTACAACGGTCGATTGTTCGCCGTACAAAACGGTCAGCCCTCCCGCGCCCTCCATCGTGAAGTTAATTGTCTTTACGGCGTTTTCAGGTCCTTCGGGCGGGTTTTCCGCTCCCGCCGCCATAGGAAACAGCGCAAGCACAAGAAGCGCTGTCAAAATCATTGCCAATAGGTTTCGTTTCATTCGTTTTTTCCTCCTGAATTGCTGTCCTTGCAGGCGGCGCCCGCCCCTGCTTCCACGGGGATTTTATTCCGCCGCGCTGTTTTGCCGCGGCAGTGCGCCGCAGGCATTTTACAAAATTAGTTAACTTAT
It encodes the following:
- a CDS encoding LytTR family DNA-binding domain-containing protein, coding for MSETSSFRARRRSGCNSKTAFSCRPLNWRSQASGKLERESILYLVNEHRQVQASIKEQEAVLPPQFYRLHRSYFVNCGYVAKIERYRLTLITGDELPVPKMRDTQIRSEIAGIIESKGKRE